GAGGACGCCGACGTGGACGCGGCGTACGCCGAAGCGGTCGCGCGAATCGACGACATCGCGGATCGCCTGCGCAAACCGCTCGCCGTGGAGCCGTGCGGCGTCGCCAGTGGCGAGTTGGCGCCTGAAGCCAACATGCCCCGCGAGCAATACGAGGATTCCGTACGGCGAGCCAAGGAGTACATCCACGACGGCGACATCATCCAAGCCGTGTTGTCGCAGCGGTACACGGTCCGCATGGCGACCGATCCGTTCACGTTCTACCGAGCGCTGCGCGTCGTCAATCCGTCGCCGTACATGTACTTCCTGAACCTGGGCGATCTCCAAATCGCCGGAGCCTCGCCGGAGATGCTCGTGCGCGTCGAGGACGGCGTTGTCGAGACACGTCCCATCGCTGGAACCCGTCGGCGCGGCGCTTCTTCGCAGGAGGACGACGAGCTGGCGGCGGAACTGCTCGCCGACCCGAAGGAGCGGGCTGAACACGTCATGCTCGTCGATCTGGGCAGGAATGACCTGGGGCGCGTGTGCGAGGCGGGATCGGTTCACGTGCCCGCGTTCATGACGATCGAGAAATACTCGCACGTCATGCACATCGTCTCGTACGTGGTCGGGCGGTTGTCTCAGGGCAAAACGTCGTTCGACGTCATACGGTCGGCGTTCCCGGCGGGCACGCTCAGCGGCGCTCCGAAGATCCGCGCCATGGAGATCATCGACGAGCTGGAGCCGACGCGCCGAGGGCCCTACGGGGGAGCCGTCGGCTACTTCTCGTTCGGCGGCAACGCCGACACCGCGATCAC
This window of the Candidatus Poribacteria bacterium genome carries:
- the trpE gene encoding anthranilate synthase component I, producing the protein MYTPTLDEFRRKASEGTLIPVFREVIADLETPVSAFLKIDDGSHAFLLESVEGGEHLARYSFLGTRPSLIFSSRGNEVRLSHPATGKQTAKVVADPFAELEAIMSRYRPVPVEGLPRFHGGMVGYLSYDMVRFFERLPDTTDDDAHLPDAVFLLTDTILVFDHVRHRIQIVSNAHLDEDADVDAAYAEAVARIDDIADRLRKPLAVEPCGVASGELAPEANMPREQYEDSVRRAKEYIHDGDIIQAVLSQRYTVRMATDPFTFYRALRVVNPSPYMYFLNLGDLQIAGASPEMLVRVEDGVVETRPIAGTRRRGASSQEDDELAAELLADPKERAEHVMLVDLGRNDLGRVCEAGSVHVPAFMTIEKYSHVMHIVSYVVGRLSQGKTSFDVIRSAFPAGTLSGAPKIRAMEIIDELEPTRRGPYGGAVGYFSFGGNADTAITIRTLVVHGGCASVQVGAGIVADSVPELEHTECRNKAGAVMRALELAYAGLEAR